The region TCAACCTCGTCAAGCAACAAGTGGAAGCCGCGTTGACGGCCCGCCGTCAGGCGCTGGCCGACGCGTTGCTGAACCAGCGCCTCGCCGCTGAAGCCATCGACGTCACGCTGCCCGGCCGCGGCACCGGTGCAGGTAGCCTGCACCCGGTGATGCGCACATGGGAGCGCGTCGAACAGATTTTCCGTACGATCGGATTCGACGTGGCCGACGGCCCCGAAATCGAAACCGACTGGTACAACTTCACCTCGCTGAACAGCCCGGAAAACCATCCGGCGCGTTCGATGCAGGACACCTTCTACGTTGACGGCAAAGATGCCGACGGCCGCCAGCTGCTGCTGCGTACGCATACCAGCCCGATGCAGGTGCGCTACGCGCGGACCAACACGCCGCCGATCAAGGTGATCGTGCCGGGCCGCACGTATCGCGTGGACAGCGACGCGACCCACTCGCCGATGTTCAATCAGGTTGAAGGCCTGTGGATCGACGAGAACATCAGCTTCGCGGACCTGAAGGGCGTCTATACCGACTTCCTCAAGAAATTCTTCGAGCGCGACGATATTCTCGTGCGCTTCCGTCCGTCCTACTTTCCGTTCACCGAACCGTCGGCCGAGATCGACATGCAGTTCGAATCGGGCAAGAACGCCGGCAAGTGGCTCGAAATTTCGGGTTCCGGCCAGGTTCACCCCACGGTGATCCGCAACATGGGCCTCGATCCCGAGCGCTACATCGGTTTTGCTTTCGG is a window of Paraburkholderia sp. IMGN_8 DNA encoding:
- the pheS gene encoding phenylalanine--tRNA ligase subunit alpha, which produces MDLDQIVADAQKAFAEASDVTTLENEKARFLGKSGALTELLKGLGKLDPETRKTEGARINLVKQQVEAALTARRQALADALLNQRLAAEAIDVTLPGRGTGAGSLHPVMRTWERVEQIFRTIGFDVADGPEIETDWYNFTSLNSPENHPARSMQDTFYVDGKDADGRQLLLRTHTSPMQVRYARTNTPPIKVIVPGRTYRVDSDATHSPMFNQVEGLWIDENISFADLKGVYTDFLKKFFERDDILVRFRPSYFPFTEPSAEIDMQFESGKNAGKWLEISGSGQVHPTVIRNMGLDPERYIGFAFGSGLERLTMLRYGVQDLRLFFENDLRFLRQFA